The Lolium rigidum isolate FL_2022 chromosome 2, APGP_CSIRO_Lrig_0.1, whole genome shotgun sequence genomic interval ggagtatatagtagcgtagaatatgtgtactgaaactcctacaaaattaaaataaaacacaaaataaaatatataaaaaaataaaacaatacaaattaaaaagaaaccagatttaggggggaggctaaaaccctaaacctgcggaggcctttagtcgcggttggccaggcgaaCCGCGAGTAAAGGTCCTCGCCCCGACGGAcggctggcgcccacgtggacgggcctttagtcgtggttcgtaagcaaccgcaactagggggggggggggctttagtcccgcatatttaatcccggttgcgcaaccgggattaatggcaGTTGCAAACCGGGATTAAcggccctttttctaccagtgttacTTAGGCTCCGTTGGGAACATGGGAATGTAAAACTTAGGAATCTAAAGAAACATAGGAATACGGAAGGtttccttttttctcttttttagctgtgtgtctccgtactaccattaggatattacgttgttgcagagaccAGATGTATTTGGTATcttttcgatattaatatattctgttTATCGCAAAAAGAAATACAGAAGGTAAGCAGTTGCAAAACGAAGGATCTGGAAACCAACAGGAAACATAGAAACATGGGTTCAAATTGTCACGAGATCGTATTGTTGCACTGGTGCTAATCAATTCTTATTTTACTATTTTTAGACGGATGCAGTATTTTATTTGGTCATTGCACATCTGGACGAATGGACCTACAACAAcgtatattttatttttatctataGTGAGCAACATCCGGCCCCACACGACTGAAGCCAGCGCTTTGCCTCAGTCATCCCCAAAAAAATGTGATATGGGCTAACACGTATTTTCAGAACTTAAATACTGCAGAACCCGATTAAACAGGACTAAGTTACGTAGTTGCTTCGATCTGAAATTTTGGAAGGGGTCAGTTTTTTTCATATTATTCATCCGAAACTTGTCGTTTTTCCCTTAACAACATACTTTTAAATTTGGATATAAAAATTGGCACGCACATACATACATGTATCCTCTACATACAAAAACATTATTTAGAATTTTTGGAGTTTCGGAAATACGGATTTTTGGCCAGATCCGTGATCTGGGTCCAACGGGATCCATAGTGTATTTTCAGATATGGGATATGTTTTCAATCCTCTGGAATCGGTACTTAATTCCTTTGGAATAGTGTAGTTGTTTCCTTCGTTCGGAACGCTACAAAGGAAAGAATTCCTCCAGGAACAGTGTTCCTTCTTTGAAACTGCTGCAGAATTCCTACAAACCGAACTGTTGCAATTACATATGCTCCGTACATGATTTGCACCGCTGTACTGACCACGCATGAAATATCTTTTGCAAGTCAACAAATCTGAAGTCTGTATAGAATGACCTAGAGCTAGTTCGGTCCATAAAGCTTTGCTACCGGTTGTTGATCGTGCAGTTGACCGCACTAACTAAAAAGTTTTGGTGGTTAAGTGAAAAACATCCACTTCCGTCGATCCCTCAGACAGTTTACAAACAGTCTGGCCAGGTCTGAGACCAAGTCGTGGGCCGGCACGGCACCGTATGCGCAACgaggaaaatgaaaagaaaattgTATATATCATACTACTCCTATTTTAACAAGGATCTGTCTTAAGCCTGCGCCGGTTGCACCACTTGCTCCCCTCTCGATTTTATCGCCCGTTACTTACCACTACACGTTCTGGGAGGCATATGCTATGCTCCCCCTCCCTctcatcgtcgtcttcttcccTCCTGTCTACGACGAATTGACGATCATGTCTCCTCCGATTGAAGCTCTGAAGATCGACGCAGTATAGCTTCACAAGCCATAAGGTAAGCGTCATCGCATCATCCTCCCTTTCAGTTTCATGCAAAGTAGGGAATCGTTAACTGCTGATGCTTTGTCAGTTGCTTGCCGATTTGAGAACACGATGCAGTTGCTAGATAGTTGTTGATGCAGAACACATGTGTAATTATACCATTTAgcagatcatcatcatcattcatgaatACCATGATCACGAGTAGTAGTGGCCGGTGGTCGTCTAGTCTCGAGCCAAACAGTCTGCTAGTCTAGAGCGCCGCCGTCTTACCTACACGCCGGCGCCACCCCTGCCCTCACGCACCTATGAGGCCTTGCCGAGGCTCGTGCCGACCTGCATCGCGCTACCGCCTCGCAGTGTGCCTCGTGGCCGGCAAGCACCGCCTTGCCGTGCATCCCTCCCGCCGGGCCACGACCGCCATCGTTGGACAAATAATTAAGTTAGGTCACACAGGTTTTGTATACGGCAACTTTATTTAATAAGAAAGGACTTCTTGGTACCCATTTAGCAGGTCATCGTTCATCAATACCGATATACCATGACGACTAGTTAGAGTGGCCGGTGATAAGTACTCAGATTATCCATGTTTCATGTTGAATTCGCTAGAAGAAAGTTTTTCGATGCCAAGGTTCCAGGCATAGATAGCTTTGGTCGAGAAACATCAAGTCAGGTCGAACGATGAatcactatcttcttcttcttgcttttcttgttgTAGCTTTGCTACTCTGCTGTGCTCGCCCGTTTTCTTTGCAATTTTTCTTCTAACATACTACAAAGGAAATGCTTCGGTGTGTGAAAAAAATATTCGCGCCACCCGAGAATGACCACACCGCTCATTAgaaggaaaaaaaagagaaaaaagaaagtcaGGGCGGCCGTCTAGGCATTCAGAGACCGCGTGCGTGAAAGAACGGCAAGTGCAGGCTTGACTGGACTGGAGGCGCCTGGTCTGTTACGGTGGCAACACTTGGCAGTTCCTGGCGTTGCATCCCCGTACCTTTAATTTGACAAACCACTACACGAACAATGGGCACAAGGCCATTCGTTTTGACATGGTCATGCTAAGATTAATAACAATTAATTTTATATAATAACGAAATGAGGTCTCTGCAGAGACTAGCACACCAACCCAAAGGTTGGAAGTTCCGAGTTTTCAATCGCTAGGGTATAGTTTATTTCCATTTTGTTTGATGTTCTTGGCACTGATATGGAACATCATCACCTTGATACTTTAATTTATATTTCAACAAGAATGCTTACACACGTGCTATGCTGGACCTTGACCAGAAGCGTGGATACTATTTACAAGGGCTGAATGCCACGGCTCCGTGGAAGGTGAGATCAGAAATGTGGACAACAAAGCAAATCAGTGTTGCAGTTCTGATCACCTTCTTCTCTCCTCTTGTCGTGCGATACTTGATAGTGAACAGCCCCGCATCAGGAGAATCCCGAAATCAAATCCTACATGCAAATCCCCTAGCATGGCTGAGCAACCGAGCCGATGCACTGGTAACCGATCCGGAGAAAACACAGGTAGTAGCAGTAGCACCGGATGCTTCAAGCAGCTTGGATTCCGGGAATTCCTCTCTTGAAGAATTACACTGGCTAGATACCTGGAATCACATGAAGCAGTTAGCCAACATCTCCGCCGGCCTTCCTCATGCAACCGAAGCAATCAACGATGCAAGAACTGCATGGGAAAACCTGACGATGTCAGTTCAGAATGCAAGTTCTCCAAGGGCAAAGAAAGAGAGGCTCTGTCCATACTCAATTCGCACAATGAACGCTTCAAAGTCGGAGGGCAGTAATTTTACCATCAGCATACCTTGCGGGCTTGTTGCAGGTTCTTCCATAACTGTTATAGGCACTCCTGGTAGCCTCTCTGGTAACTTCTGGATTGATCTTGTCGGGACGGCGCTCCCAGGGGAATCCAAACAACCCATTGTAGCGCACTACAATGTCCGTCTAACTGGCGATAAACTTACTGAAGGTCCAGTCATAGTGCAGAACGCCTTCACTGCAAGTAACGGCTGGGGTTATGAGGATCGTTGTCCCTGCAGGAACTCGAGCAATGCAACTGAAGGTACTTAGGACTTTCTTATTTATTGCTTATCATTGTGGTGCCTCATCACACTAATTATCTGATATCTTCACAGTGGATGACTTAGAGCGATGTAATTCCATGGTGGGTAGAGAAGAAAAGAGCACAATGAACTCAACACATTATTCTGGTGCCAAGCAAGGTGGAAAATCAAGCACATATTTTCCATTTAAGCAGGGATACCTTGCTATTGCAACTCTCCGTATAGGACTCGAAGGAATCCATATGTCAGTTGATGGGAATCATATTACTTCATTTGCATATAGAGCGGTAATGTTCTCCCATGTTGATGATGAAATAAATGCATATAGTCCAAACCTTACAACCGGTGTTTCTGTTATTAGGGCTTGGAACCTTGGTTTGTTACTGAAGTGAGAATTTCTGGTGATTTCGAGCTAGCAAGTGCAATTGCAAGCGGCTTGCCCACATCAGAAGATTTGGAGAATAGCGTCGATCTTGAAATGTTGAAGTCAGCACATATTTCAGATggcaaagatcttgaccttctgaTTGGCATATTTTCAACAGCAAACAACTTCAAGCGTAGAATGGTGATTCGAAGAACATGGATGCAACATGATGCTGTGCGTAATGGAACAGTAGCAGTCCGTTTTTTTGTTGGCCTGGTAAAGACTAAAACCTGTCAAGGTTTCGAAAAGTTTTTAATGCATCCGTTTACAAATTCTAAATATTGAGACAATCCAGACTCCTGatactaaagttgatgttattttGTTTAAAGCATACAAACCTGATGGTAAATATGGAACTCTGGAATGAGGCACGAACATATGGTGACATTCAGGTGTTGCCGTTTGTTGATTACTACAGCTTAATTACATGGAAGACACTGGCAATATGCATCTACGGGGTAAACAATGTTGGTCATAATTGTGCTTCtccatttcttttacttttgtgtGCTTAACTTTAATTTCCTTTAAACAGACCGACACTGTATCAGCAAAGTATCTGATGAAAACAGATGATGATGCTTTCGTTCGGGTACACGAAATCCAGTCATCAGTAAAAAAGCTGAATGTCAGTAACGGTCTGCTTTATGGTCGCATCGAATCTGACTCAAGCCCTCACAGAAATCGTGACAGCAAATGGTACATAAGCCCAGAGGTAATGTCTCCACAAAAAATGGGTTCAGTCCCAACAAATCCCGGCTTCCCTTCCTAAACCATTGGTTCTTGAATTCTTTCCTGATACATAGAGTACTACACTTTCCTATTTAAGTAAAAATATTTCTTATTTAATAAATATTCCTTATTTATTTGGTTATTATCTAGCCCTATATGGAGCAGGCAACATCAGGAAACTTGGGTGCTAAAATTTCTGATGTATTCTGCAGGAATGGCCTGAAGAGAAATACCCACCATGGGCTCATGGACCAGGATACGTGGTTTCAGAAGATATTGCAAGGACAATCAACACTTGGTATAAAACAAGTTGTCTGAAGGTATTTCTATATATGCGCAAGTGTAATCTATCGCTCTGTGCTATACATGCTAAATGAAACTAGCTTATAGAAGACCTCCCAAGCGACAAACAAGTAAACTGGAGGTATAATGGTTTAGTAAAATTACGCAAGTCTATCCCTATTAAACAAAGAACTAGCTGAAAGAGGCACTCGAGCTACCCACATTTTATCTTGCTGTTAAAGTACAAGTGCTAGAAAATCACACAAAATGATGAACTAGTCCAGCCTTCTGCACTGTGATTTCTACTGTACATATGTACCTAAGTGGCAAACCTCCTTTTCTTTGATCTTCTCTGCTACCGGTAGACTGATTAGGAGAACTTAACAAGATTAATCTACATCCTTCACTCTTGCAGATGTTCAAACTAGAAGATGTAGCAATGGGCATATGGGTTAACGAAATGAAGAAGGGTGGCTTACCCATCAGATATGAAACAAATGAAAGGATTTACATTGATGGATGCAAGGAGGGGTACATTGTTGCTCATTATCAAGAACCAAGGAATATGCTATGCATGTGGGAGAAACTCCTGAGGACAAATCAAGCAACATGCTGCAACTAACTAATGCACAGGCAATTTGATGCCATGAGCATTGCATATATTTGTTTTATTTTCAATGGATTAAGGACAATCATTCATGGTGCAATGAGGATGGGATGACACGGGATTTATTAGCAAGAACCTAGTGACAGTATAGGTTCCATTACTGGCAAACGATTCTCAACATATCAGTGGTAAATATGAATGAATTTACACatataaaattaatttttagCTGGTTATCAGTGGTCAAGCTCTCTGAGGGAAACTGCTGTTATGTGCCATGAGATAAAGGATCTGTGCAGAGGATAATGGTAAATGTAAATACCATTATCCAGATTGGGGTGGCCTCCGTTTATTCTCTGTATATAGCTCTGAAATCCAGGCAGTTTAAGTGCCCTCATAGGAAGCATTGGTTTGGCACAGTATAATTCCTTCAAGAACTAGAGTGTTTTTATGGCTGGATTGTACATTGTAGTAATAGCATTTGTACTAAGGATATAATCTAGTAAAGAGAGGATGGTCAGGTAGTACAAACTGTAT includes:
- the LOC124690441 gene encoding beta-1,3-galactosyltransferase GALT1-like, producing MNASKSEGSNFTISIPCGLVAGSSITVIGTPGSLSGNFWIDLVGTALPGESKQPIVAHYNVRLTGDKLTEGPVIVQNAFTASNGWGYEDRCPCRNSSNATEVDDLERCNSMVGREEKSTMNSTHYSGAKQGGKSSTYFPFKQGYLAIATLRIGLEGIHMSVDGNHITSFAYRAGLEPWFVTEVRISGDFELASAIASGLPTSEDLENSVDLEMLKSAHISDGKDLDLLIGIFSTANNFKRRMVIRRTWMQHDAVRNGTVAVRFFVGLHTNLMVNMELWNEARTYGDIQVLPFVDYYSLITWKTLAICIYGTDTVSAKYLMKTDDDAFVRVHEIQSSVKKLNVSNGLLYGRIESDSSPHRNRDSKWYISPEEWPEEKYPPWAHGPGYVVSEDIARTINTWYKTSCLKMFKLEDVAMGIWVNEMKKGGLPIRYETNERIYIDGCKEGYIVAHYQEPRNMLCMWEKLLRTNQATCCN